The Ignavibacteria bacterium genomic interval TGATAGACAGGATAGTTTCTGAAGCAAAAAACTATGGAGCAACAAGGATAATTATGTTCGGCAGTGCAGTTGCCGCTCCTGAAACAGCGCGTGATATAGATATTGCTCTTGATGGCATAAGAGGCTGGAGAATATTTGAGTTTGCTGGCAAAATGGAGGAGGAACTGAATATTCCGCTGGATGTAGTTTCCTTGAGCCCATCTTCCCGGTTTACCAGGCACATTGAAAATTACGGACAG includes:
- a CDS encoding DNA polymerase III subunit beta gives rise to the protein MKITKEMIDRIVSEAKNYGATRIIMFGSAVAAPETARDIDIALDGIRGWRIFEFAGKMEEELNIPLDVVSLSPSSRFTRHIENYGQILL